From a region of the Fibrobacter sp. genome:
- the hisN gene encoding histidinol-phosphatase: protein MALDNKELLGIALKASELAQDNILKYFQTEFGVEWKADNTPVTIADKSTEEIVRNFWAKETPGFGVIGEEFGIESPEAEYQWVIDPIDGTKSFVRGVPLFGTLIALYRKDVPVCSVVRIPAMKTAVWAVNGGGAFLDGRPVRCSSVESLDEATVLSGTVNTMEDKGFGDGFTQLRRGAKLYRGWGDCYGYYLVASGRAEVMVDPVVSLWDIAPFPLLFKEAGGKFSTIDGKTELFGEDGKPTAPIYEGYSAIATNGLLHAQALDCMNA from the coding sequence ATGGCGCTCGACAACAAGGAATTGCTGGGGATTGCGCTCAAGGCGTCGGAACTGGCGCAGGACAATATCCTGAAGTATTTCCAGACCGAATTCGGTGTGGAATGGAAGGCCGACAATACTCCGGTGACGATTGCCGACAAGAGCACCGAAGAAATTGTCCGCAATTTCTGGGCGAAGGAAACTCCGGGCTTCGGCGTAATCGGCGAAGAGTTCGGTATTGAAAGCCCCGAGGCGGAATACCAGTGGGTCATCGACCCGATTGACGGTACCAAGTCCTTTGTGCGCGGTGTCCCGCTGTTCGGAACTTTGATCGCCCTTTACCGCAAGGATGTTCCCGTATGTTCCGTTGTGCGCATTCCCGCAATGAAGACCGCCGTATGGGCGGTAAACGGCGGGGGAGCTTTTTTGGACGGGCGCCCGGTCCGCTGTTCCTCGGTGGAGTCGCTTGACGAAGCCACGGTGCTTTCGGGCACGGTGAACACGATGGAAGACAAGGGCTTTGGCGATGGCTTCACGCAGCTCCGTCGCGGTGCGAAACTTTACCGCGGTTGGGGAGATTGCTACGGCTACTACCTGGTGGCATCGGGCCGCGCCGAGGTGATGGTGGATCCTGTCGTGTCGCTCTGGGACATCGCTCCGTTCCCGCTCCTGTTCAAGGAAGCCGGCGGCAAGTTCAGCACCATCGACGGGAAGACGGAACTTTTCGGAGAAGACGGCAAGCCGACGGCTCCGATCTATGAAGGTTATTCCGCCATCGCGACGAACGGGCTTCTGCAT